In one Neobacillus sp. WH10 genomic region, the following are encoded:
- the flgC gene encoding flagellar basal body rod protein FlgC has translation MFDSLNISASALTAGRLRMDVGSSNIANASTTRGKFVNGVWEPYRRKMVVMEPREKSFNQVLQGEMQKQTGSHPAMQGVRVTGIIEDQTPFKTVYDPTNPDANADGYVMMPNVDLSKEMVDMLAASRSYEANVTAFNSGKSMMLKALEIGR, from the coding sequence ATGTTTGATTCTTTAAATATTAGTGCATCTGCTCTAACCGCCGGACGGTTAAGGATGGATGTAGGCTCTTCCAATATAGCTAACGCCTCTACTACAAGAGGAAAATTCGTAAATGGTGTATGGGAACCCTATCGTCGAAAGATGGTTGTGATGGAACCAAGAGAGAAATCGTTTAATCAAGTTTTACAAGGGGAAATGCAAAAACAAACTGGGTCTCATCCTGCCATGCAAGGGGTAAGGGTGACTGGAATTATCGAAGATCAAACACCTTTTAAGACGGTCTATGATCCCACCAACCCAGATGCAAATGCTGACGGCTATGTCATGATGCCAAATGTCGACCTGTCAAAGGAAATGGTTGATATGCTCGCAGCATCTAGATCCTATGAAGCGAATGTAACGGCATTCAATTCTGGAAAATCAATGATGTTAAAAGCACTAGAAATTGGTCGTTAG
- the fliE gene encoding flagellar hook-basal body complex protein FliE, translating to MNVSNVGSELIKINQNPFQNVEAAKPKTSFSDVLQGYLENVDSTVKQAQDLSTKVAAGEVDNIHDVMIASQKAQLALELTVTIRDKAVEAYQEMMRMQI from the coding sequence ATGAATGTATCAAATGTAGGTAGTGAATTAATCAAAATTAATCAAAATCCATTCCAAAATGTAGAAGCTGCCAAACCTAAAACGTCATTTTCAGACGTTCTTCAAGGATATTTGGAGAATGTGGATAGCACCGTGAAGCAAGCACAAGATCTTTCTACAAAAGTAGCTGCAGGTGAAGTTGATAATATTCATGATGTCATGATTGCATCACAAAAGGCGCAATTAGCTTTGGAACTCACGGTCACCATTAGAGATAAGGCTGTGGAAGCATATCAAGAAATGATGCGAATGCAAATATAA
- the fliF gene encoding flagellar basal-body MS-ring/collar protein FliF, which translates to MNRSWIEQIKHTGEKFSDYWKMRSRNQKVLFIGTFLFLIIALSTFIYFSSRTEYVPLYNGQLTQREVGDIKAELDKQGQTDYKISENGTMLLVPKKAASDLVVDLASKGYPKDNKINYEIFGENLSFGATDKQFDILEREAMQNQMADVLTHVDGIKNAEVILTLPEESVFIKQDQDQTASASVMVEVEPGVQLNSQQIRALYTLVSRSVPKLPLENITIMNQYSETLALKDPNNEDQTVDKYEEQRKIQQNLERDIQQSLQGMLGTILGSKKVYVHTFLKMNFDKVKTEEQLVKPVDQNNNGIVISSEKSSKTATGTGSNPGGVVGTGETDVPGYPGADTAGDSSYEESNNKVNYEVNRINNEIIKSPYQIEDITINVGVEADPENPNKLPKATQDNIQNIIANTVRTALGHPDLTQEEIDQRITIFPHTFAASTNSESETKSNWLNIAGGIALGTLLVGGLIWWLVSRRKQNQFDEEEEMIFTPKVEEPDYFAEQDMGVESQLKKLLNQRPEDFSKVIRTLLHEDEG; encoded by the coding sequence ATGAATCGATCATGGATAGAGCAAATCAAACATACCGGAGAGAAATTTAGTGATTATTGGAAGATGAGGAGTAGGAATCAAAAAGTCCTCTTTATAGGGACCTTCTTATTTCTTATTATAGCCCTATCCACTTTTATCTATTTTTCTTCACGTACTGAATATGTACCGCTGTATAACGGTCAATTGACACAGCGGGAAGTAGGGGACATTAAAGCAGAATTGGATAAACAAGGGCAAACTGATTATAAGATATCTGAAAATGGAACGATGTTACTTGTTCCAAAAAAAGCTGCATCTGATTTAGTAGTGGATCTTGCTTCCAAGGGATATCCAAAAGATAACAAAATTAATTATGAAATTTTTGGAGAAAATCTCTCATTCGGAGCGACAGATAAACAATTCGACATACTTGAACGTGAAGCAATGCAAAATCAAATGGCGGATGTTCTTACACATGTAGATGGAATTAAAAACGCAGAAGTCATTTTGACTTTACCTGAAGAATCGGTGTTTATCAAACAGGATCAAGATCAAACAGCCAGTGCTTCTGTGATGGTTGAAGTAGAGCCAGGGGTACAACTTAATTCTCAACAAATAAGAGCACTTTACACTTTAGTTTCACGTAGTGTACCAAAACTTCCACTAGAAAACATAACCATCATGAACCAGTACAGTGAGACATTAGCTCTTAAAGATCCAAATAATGAGGATCAGACAGTTGATAAGTACGAGGAACAGCGGAAAATTCAGCAAAATTTGGAACGGGATATTCAACAGAGCCTGCAAGGAATGCTAGGTACGATCCTTGGAAGCAAAAAAGTATATGTACATACCTTTTTAAAAATGAATTTTGATAAGGTTAAAACAGAAGAACAGTTAGTAAAACCTGTAGATCAAAATAATAATGGTATTGTGATAAGCTCGGAAAAAAGCTCAAAGACAGCTACTGGGACAGGTTCAAATCCTGGGGGTGTTGTGGGAACTGGTGAAACAGATGTTCCAGGATATCCAGGTGCTGACACAGCAGGGGACAGTAGTTATGAAGAGTCGAATAACAAGGTGAACTATGAGGTCAACCGAATTAACAACGAGATCATAAAGAGCCCATATCAAATAGAAGATATTACGATAAATGTTGGTGTCGAGGCAGATCCCGAAAATCCTAATAAGTTACCGAAGGCGACACAAGATAACATTCAAAACATTATTGCAAATACAGTTCGAACGGCACTTGGACATCCTGATTTAACCCAAGAAGAGATTGATCAACGGATTACGATTTTCCCACACACATTCGCTGCAAGCACCAATAGTGAAAGTGAAACTAAGTCGAATTGGCTAAATATTGCTGGCGGAATAGCTTTAGGGACGCTATTGGTCGGCGGGTTAATTTGGTGGCTAGTAAGTCGAAGAAAACAAAATCAATTCGATGAAGAAGAAGAAATGATTTTTACACCTAAAGTCGAAGAACCGGATTATTTTGCAGAACAAGATATGGGTGTTGAAAGTCAATTAAAGAAATTGCTTAATCAAAGACCGGAAGATTTCTCTAAAGTGATTCGAACACTGCTACATGAAGACGAGGGGTGA
- the fliG gene encoding flagellar motor switch protein FliG — MATALKLTGKQKAAILLISMGRDASTKVFKHLPEEEIDQLTLAIANIHKVDAKEKEEVLEEFHQMCIAQDYLATGGISFAQDVLESALGSDRAKQIIHRLTSQLQVKPFEFARRIDAMQIYQFLQNEHPQTIALVLAHLETQQASIILSSLPSELQYDVARRIALLEQTSPDVIKEVESILEQKLASTIREDFTVVGGIESIVSILNGVDRGTEKGILEHLGTKDEALVEEIKKRMFLFEDIINLDRRAIQRVIQEVENHDLLLAMKAASPEVKKVIYENMSERMVETFEEEMKFLGPVRVKDVEEAQGRIVFVIRRLEEAGEIVIARGGTDGILF; from the coding sequence ATGGCAACAGCATTAAAGTTGACCGGAAAACAAAAAGCAGCGATATTGCTCATTTCGATGGGAAGGGATGCTTCCACAAAGGTGTTCAAACATTTGCCTGAGGAAGAGATTGATCAGCTTACCCTTGCAATCGCAAATATTCATAAAGTGGATGCCAAGGAAAAAGAAGAGGTATTGGAAGAGTTCCATCAAATGTGCATTGCCCAAGATTATTTAGCAACGGGGGGAATCAGCTTTGCACAGGATGTGTTGGAATCTGCGCTCGGTTCGGATCGAGCTAAACAGATCATTCATCGATTAACTTCACAACTCCAGGTTAAGCCTTTTGAGTTTGCACGCCGCATCGATGCAATGCAAATCTATCAATTCTTACAAAACGAGCATCCGCAAACGATTGCTTTAGTATTAGCCCATTTAGAGACACAACAAGCATCAATAATTCTTTCATCACTGCCTAGTGAACTTCAATACGATGTAGCTAGACGAATTGCATTGTTAGAGCAAACTTCACCTGATGTGATTAAAGAAGTAGAAAGTATCTTAGAACAAAAGTTAGCCTCTACCATCCGTGAGGACTTTACTGTGGTTGGAGGAATTGAATCGATTGTCAGTATCTTAAACGGTGTTGACCGCGGAACGGAAAAAGGTATCTTGGAACACCTCGGTACGAAAGATGAGGCCTTGGTTGAAGAAATCAAGAAAAGAATGTTTCTATTTGAGGATATCATTAATCTCGATCGACGTGCGATTCAGCGTGTTATTCAGGAAGTGGAGAATCATGATTTACTCCTTGCAATGAAAGCCGCCAGTCCAGAGGTCAAAAAAGTTATTTACGAAAACATGTCAGAAAGAATGGTTGAAACGTTCGAAGAAGAAATGAAATTTCTCGGACCAGTCAGAGTTAAAGATGTCGAGGAAGCGCAGGGAAGAATTGTGTTTGTCATTCGCCGCTTAGAGGAAGCTGGAGAGATTGTCATTGCTCGAGGTGGAACTGATGGCATCTTATTCTAA
- a CDS encoding FliH/SctL family protein, with amino-acid sequence MASYSKVFKATNLSLMEEVKVITQPLLPSQINVEAMDGNTTNDGVEADETFQANQVIQAAKAEAQTIIEMAEQNARSIEASTTDKINLWWEENQQKLEALSLEAKQQGFEEGLITGKQEAKTLIQQEYQGKLDQVQQLLLQAYEQKDSIISEAEPFLLELSTVIASQIIKKELESHPDQFVELIKQHILRFKEKESITVCVHPDDFDFIHSQRDHLIAVVNGETEIKIIPDHSVSEKGCIIRTAYGSVDARIDTQIEEIKRVILDVRREPDRGIIS; translated from the coding sequence ATGGCATCTTATTCTAAAGTTTTTAAGGCTACTAATCTATCATTGATGGAAGAAGTGAAAGTTATTACCCAGCCGCTTCTTCCATCCCAAATAAATGTTGAAGCAATGGATGGAAATACAACGAATGATGGTGTTGAAGCTGATGAAACGTTTCAAGCTAACCAAGTGATTCAGGCGGCAAAAGCAGAAGCACAGACAATCATCGAGATGGCCGAGCAAAATGCCCGTTCAATAGAAGCCTCTACGACAGATAAAATCAACCTATGGTGGGAAGAAAACCAACAGAAATTAGAGGCGTTATCATTAGAAGCGAAACAGCAAGGATTTGAAGAAGGGTTAATCACTGGGAAACAAGAAGCTAAAACGCTGATTCAACAAGAATATCAAGGGAAATTAGATCAGGTTCAACAATTGTTACTACAGGCCTATGAACAAAAGGATTCGATTATCTCAGAAGCAGAGCCGTTTTTACTGGAGTTGAGCACGGTTATTGCATCTCAAATAATAAAAAAGGAATTAGAAAGTCATCCTGATCAATTTGTCGAGTTAATTAAACAGCATATACTTCGCTTTAAAGAGAAAGAGTCAATTACGGTCTGTGTTCATCCTGATGATTTTGATTTCATTCATTCACAGCGTGACCACCTAATTGCTGTTGTTAATGGGGAAACAGAAATTAAAATCATTCCGGACCATTCCGTTTCAGAAAAAGGGTGTATTATACGAACTGCTTATGGCAGTGTCGATGCTCGTATTGATACCCAAATTGAGGAAATCAAAAGGGTCATTCTAGATGTTAGAAGGGAGCCGGATCGTGGGATTATCAGTTGA
- the fliI gene encoding flagellar protein export ATPase FliI, with protein sequence MLEGSRIVGLSVENYSKLIRNIDPVRVNGKITQIIGLTIESQGPDVRIGELCSIYPSQSQTPIQAEVVGIKENKVLLMPLGEVRSIGPGCDVVASGKPMKVKAGSQLLGRILDGLGNPIDGKPLPLGLEEVPTYSIPPNPLSRPRIHSPLGVGVRTIDGLLTMGKGQRMGIFAGSGVGKSTLLGMISRNTTAEVNVIALIGERGREVLDFIEQNLGEEGLKKSVVIVATSDQPALIRIKGALTATSIAEYFRDQGKDVLLVMDSVTRFAMAQREVGLAIGEPPTTKGYTPSVFAMLPQLLERAGTGPKGSISAIYTVLVDGDDMNEPIADAVRGILDGHIVLNRAIAGKGIFPSIDVLNSASRVMTEIISDEQLNASQNFKKLLASYNEAEDLINIGAYKKGSNRDIDLAIRLKPTMDQFLRQGIYEASQLEEAESFLLSQFGAMMR encoded by the coding sequence ATGTTAGAAGGGAGCCGGATCGTGGGATTATCAGTTGAGAACTATAGTAAGCTCATTAGAAATATAGACCCAGTAAGAGTTAATGGTAAGATAACCCAAATAATTGGACTTACAATTGAATCTCAAGGTCCTGACGTTAGAATTGGCGAACTATGTTCGATTTATCCTTCTCAGTCACAGACTCCCATTCAAGCAGAGGTTGTTGGTATTAAGGAGAATAAAGTGCTGCTCATGCCTCTCGGTGAAGTGCGCTCCATCGGTCCAGGATGTGATGTAGTCGCAAGCGGCAAACCAATGAAAGTTAAGGCCGGCAGCCAATTGTTAGGACGGATTCTGGATGGTTTAGGAAACCCTATCGATGGAAAGCCATTACCATTAGGTTTAGAGGAAGTGCCAACTTACTCTATTCCCCCTAATCCACTCAGTCGACCACGAATTCATTCTCCCTTAGGGGTAGGCGTACGAACGATTGATGGATTATTAACAATGGGTAAAGGGCAAAGAATGGGAATCTTTGCAGGTAGCGGTGTTGGTAAAAGTACACTTCTTGGAATGATTTCTCGAAATACCACAGCTGAAGTGAACGTCATCGCCTTAATCGGCGAGCGAGGACGTGAAGTTCTCGATTTCATTGAACAAAATTTGGGGGAAGAAGGGTTAAAAAAATCAGTCGTCATCGTCGCGACCTCTGATCAACCTGCCCTTATCCGAATTAAAGGTGCCTTAACAGCGACTTCCATTGCTGAGTATTTCCGTGACCAAGGTAAGGATGTCTTACTTGTGATGGATTCCGTCACTCGATTTGCAATGGCACAAAGAGAAGTTGGATTAGCTATTGGTGAACCCCCTACGACCAAGGGGTATACTCCTTCTGTGTTTGCGATGCTTCCACAACTATTGGAACGGGCCGGAACTGGACCTAAAGGATCGATTTCGGCGATTTATACGGTTCTGGTGGATGGAGATGACATGAACGAACCGATAGCAGATGCGGTAAGAGGAATTCTCGATGGACATATTGTCTTAAACCGTGCGATTGCGGGAAAAGGAATATTTCCTTCGATTGATGTGTTAAATAGTGCAAGCAGGGTCATGACCGAAATTATCTCTGACGAGCAATTAAATGCATCACAAAACTTTAAGAAATTACTTGCTTCCTATAATGAAGCAGAGGATTTAATCAATATTGGTGCGTATAAGAAAGGTTCGAATCGTGATATCGATTTGGCGATTCGGCTAAAGCCGACTATGGATCAATTTTTACGACAAGGTATTTATGAAGCTTCTCAGCTTGAGGAGGCAGAGTCCTTCTTACTTTCACAATTTGGAGCGATGATGCGATGA
- the fliJ gene encoding flagellar export protein FliJ — MKFTFSFQKVLDVKEKEQEIAKQEYGTTKLRQLELAEQIEGLELVKENVFRQYNDVDRKTVKEILEFQQEIDHVSHRMKQLEDQSQRIQLEVEQKHQVLIKKNQESKMWNIWKTKSMEAFQKQLDLSEQAMLDEMAVLRYTRRT; from the coding sequence ATGAAATTTACGTTTTCCTTTCAAAAAGTACTTGATGTCAAAGAAAAAGAACAGGAAATTGCGAAGCAAGAATATGGCACAACCAAACTTCGCCAATTAGAACTAGCGGAACAGATCGAAGGGTTAGAATTGGTCAAAGAGAATGTTTTCAGACAATATAATGACGTTGATCGAAAAACAGTCAAGGAGATTTTGGAGTTTCAACAAGAAATCGACCATGTTAGCCATCGAATGAAGCAATTGGAAGATCAATCACAGCGAATTCAACTAGAAGTTGAACAAAAACACCAAGTGCTAATCAAAAAAAATCAGGAATCAAAAATGTGGAATATATGGAAGACAAAATCAATGGAAGCTTTTCAAAAGCAGCTCGATTTGAGTGAACAAGCGATGTTAGATGAAATGGCCGTCTTACGCTATACCCGAAGGACATGA
- a CDS encoding flagellar biosynthetic protein FliO codes for MSKRSRHMQTNGLVLPLGGQVLGNNKSLQVLLIGQTIYIVGVGENVTILRSISQGEEYQHLLESYENQAEGHTSNWLAKDSLKGWNTVFQKHLQNMRKENGEE; via the coding sequence TTGTCGAAGCGAAGCCGGCATATGCAAACAAACGGCCTTGTTCTCCCTTTAGGTGGTCAAGTCCTTGGCAATAACAAATCGTTACAGGTTCTTCTCATTGGTCAGACTATTTATATCGTTGGAGTTGGAGAGAATGTAACGATACTTCGCTCGATTTCTCAGGGGGAAGAATATCAGCACCTTCTTGAAAGCTATGAAAATCAAGCAGAAGGACACACCTCTAATTGGTTAGCTAAGGATTCCTTAAAAGGATGGAACACTGTTTTTCAAAAGCATTTGCAAAACATGAGGAAAGAAAACGGGGAGGAGTAG
- the fliP gene encoding flagellar type III secretion system pore protein FliP (The bacterial flagellar biogenesis protein FliP forms a type III secretion system (T3SS)-type pore required for flagellar assembly.), translating into MRKLTILVPLLLVGFLSIAYSAEASLLPGIDIGSSDPDKVSNTLRIILLITVLSIAPAILILMTSFTRIIVVLGFVRNALGTQQMPPNQVLIGISLFMTFFIMGPTFTEMNKGALQPFLAGEMTQQEAYDAGSTPLKEFMAKHTREKDLVLFMNYAKMEKPKEVKDIPLTALVPAFAISELKSAFQMGFIIFIPFLVIDMIVSSILMSMGMMMLPPVMISLPFKILLFILVDGWHLIFQSLLMSF; encoded by the coding sequence ATTCGAAAATTAACAATACTTGTTCCGCTTCTTTTAGTAGGTTTCTTATCAATTGCCTATTCTGCAGAAGCCAGTCTCCTTCCTGGAATAGATATAGGTTCTAGCGATCCAGATAAAGTCTCAAATACATTACGGATTATTCTATTAATTACGGTACTTTCCATTGCACCTGCTATTCTTATATTAATGACAAGTTTTACGCGTATCATTGTTGTGCTGGGGTTTGTTCGTAATGCCCTTGGGACTCAGCAAATGCCCCCCAACCAAGTATTGATTGGGATCTCGTTATTTATGACTTTTTTTATCATGGGCCCTACTTTTACTGAAATGAATAAAGGGGCCTTACAGCCGTTTTTGGCTGGGGAAATGACGCAGCAAGAAGCCTATGATGCGGGCAGTACGCCATTGAAGGAATTTATGGCCAAACATACACGTGAGAAAGATTTAGTACTGTTTATGAATTATGCGAAGATGGAAAAACCGAAGGAAGTAAAGGATATTCCATTAACCGCATTAGTTCCTGCCTTTGCGATTAGCGAATTAAAATCAGCCTTTCAGATGGGATTTATTATTTTTATCCCGTTCCTAGTGATTGATATGATTGTTTCAAGTATCTTAATGTCAATGGGGATGATGATGCTGCCGCCGGTGATGATTTCATTGCCATTTAAGATCCTATTATTCATTTTGGTGGATGGTTGGCATTTAATTTTCCAATCACTGCTCATGAGTTTTTAA
- the fliQ gene encoding flagellar biosynthesis protein FliQ produces the protein MTTEMIIGLAQETVYTILIVIAPVVGVALLVGLLVSIFQATTQIQEQTLAFVPKIIAVFISILFFGAWMLRHVLEFTENLLGNLSKFVG, from the coding sequence ATGACTACTGAAATGATCATCGGACTTGCCCAAGAGACTGTCTATACCATCCTAATTGTCATCGCTCCAGTTGTTGGTGTGGCTTTATTGGTCGGTTTGTTAGTTAGTATTTTTCAAGCAACCACACAAATTCAAGAACAGACGTTAGCATTTGTCCCAAAAATCATCGCTGTGTTCATATCTATTCTTTTCTTCGGAGCATGGATGTTACGGCACGTGCTTGAATTTACTGAAAATTTATTAGGGAATCTCTCTAAATTTGTGGGGTAA
- the fliR gene encoding flagellar biosynthetic protein FliR, whose amino-acid sequence MTIYASSLLNFLLVFVRISSFMVTVPIFSGRQVPNLYKIGLSMVLSVLCVGVINEPIHSFPLGKMVLLILKEFMVGIVLGMVANILFYAVQLAGALLDLLIGFSMASLFDPTFGTNSQITGRFKNILAILVLLATNGHQLLIQGILASFDWISLQTFVPALMDGRMSTFLMDCVQQMFMIGFLMAAPLIGTLFIVDVALGIIARTVPQMNVFVVFPPVKILIHFFMYIFILPGFFYLLKVLFETMFGSMNSILKIMGA is encoded by the coding sequence ATGACAATTTATGCTTCTTCCTTGTTGAATTTTTTACTTGTATTCGTAAGAATTTCTTCATTTATGGTTACTGTTCCAATATTTTCCGGCCGTCAAGTTCCCAACCTTTACAAGATAGGCTTGAGTATGGTGCTAAGTGTACTATGTGTCGGGGTAATCAATGAACCGATTCACTCCTTTCCTCTTGGGAAAATGGTCTTATTGATTCTTAAAGAATTTATGGTTGGAATTGTGTTAGGAATGGTTGCAAATATTTTGTTTTATGCAGTCCAGTTAGCGGGGGCGTTATTGGATCTATTAATAGGCTTTTCAATGGCCAGTCTATTTGATCCTACATTTGGGACAAATTCACAAATAACTGGACGTTTCAAAAATATTTTAGCCATCCTAGTATTGCTTGCTACCAATGGTCATCAACTTCTAATTCAAGGGATATTAGCTAGTTTTGATTGGATATCATTGCAAACCTTCGTTCCAGCGTTGATGGACGGCCGTATGTCGACCTTTCTAATGGATTGTGTCCAGCAAATGTTTATGATTGGGTTTTTGATGGCCGCTCCACTCATTGGTACGTTGTTTATCGTGGATGTGGCCTTGGGAATTATTGCAAGGACAGTGCCACAAATGAATGTGTTTGTTGTTTTCCCCCCAGTCAAGATTTTGATCCATTTTTTTATGTATATTTTTATTTTGCCTGGTTTCTTTTACCTATTGAAAGTACTTTTTGAAACCATGTTCGGATCCATGAATTCTATTTTGAAAATAATGGGGGCTTAA
- the flhB gene encoding flagellar biosynthesis protein FlhB: MLLRLDLQLFSGEKTEKATPHKRRETRKKGEVAKSPEVAQAVTLLFSFAFLMISGKSIIAGCLDIYRRSFKEYLRWDLSTSSVQLLFNQLLWDVVKLVSPIFAVILVAGVAANYLQVGLMFNPESVKMKLEKLNPIQGFKRIFSLRALVELLKSILKIVITSTIAGMMIWKQKDELLLIGQKSLWDSARFIGSLTVQIGVVVAISLVILAAGDYFYQKFEFEKKIRMSKQDIKDEFKKMEGDPFIKGKRRAKQRELSMNRMMQEVPKADVIITNPTHFAVAIRYDLETMDAPVVIAKGKDHIALKIKEIAKQNKIMTVENRPLARALFAAVEIGESIPEEMFNAVGEILAYVYYQEGRYKGMMT; encoded by the coding sequence ATGCTTCTACGTTTAGATCTGCAATTATTTTCTGGAGAAAAAACGGAAAAAGCAACCCCGCATAAGCGACGAGAGACAAGGAAAAAAGGGGAGGTTGCCAAGAGTCCAGAAGTTGCTCAAGCCGTCACATTACTATTCAGTTTCGCTTTTTTAATGATTAGTGGAAAGAGCATTATTGCAGGATGTCTTGACATATATCGTCGTAGTTTCAAAGAGTATTTACGGTGGGATCTCTCGACCTCAAGCGTCCAACTTTTATTTAACCAGTTGTTGTGGGATGTAGTTAAATTAGTGTCACCCATCTTTGCTGTCATCCTCGTCGCGGGTGTGGCGGCTAACTATTTGCAGGTTGGACTTATGTTCAATCCTGAATCTGTGAAAATGAAGTTAGAAAAATTAAATCCAATCCAAGGATTTAAACGAATCTTTTCCCTTCGTGCCCTTGTGGAATTACTAAAGTCCATTTTAAAGATAGTGATTACTTCTACCATCGCTGGGATGATGATTTGGAAGCAGAAAGATGAATTGTTATTAATCGGACAAAAAAGTCTATGGGATTCAGCTAGATTCATAGGTTCTCTAACCGTTCAAATCGGGGTAGTTGTTGCTATCAGTTTGGTGATTCTTGCGGCAGGAGATTATTTTTATCAAAAGTTTGAATTTGAAAAAAAAATCCGGATGTCGAAACAAGATATCAAAGATGAATTTAAGAAGATGGAAGGTGACCCGTTCATTAAAGGAAAACGGAGAGCCAAACAACGAGAACTATCAATGAATCGAATGATGCAAGAGGTGCCGAAGGCTGATGTTATCATAACCAATCCAACGCACTTCGCAGTGGCCATCCGCTATGATCTCGAAACGATGGATGCGCCAGTTGTAATTGCCAAAGGAAAAGATCATATCGCATTAAAAATAAAAGAAATAGCCAAACAAAATAAAATTATGACTGTAGAAAATAGACCGCTTGCTCGTGCCTTGTTTGCTGCAGTGGAGATCGGCGAGTCTATTCCTGAAGAAATGTTTAATGCAGTGGGAGAGATTTTGGCTTATGTTTACTATCAGGAAGGTCGCTATAAGGGGATGATGACTTGA